The window ATGCGGCTGAGCCGGATGGTGTGGAACCGTTAACATAATCGCTGAATGCGGATACTGGCAGGGAATTTCCTTCCTGTGCGTTTACCTTGGACTGAACGTTATTAACGAAATCAACAACATCTTTTCTGCCTTCTGTGATGAACTTATAATCAAGTCCTTCATCCTCGCAGTTTTTCCAGCTTTCCGGAACTTCTACCTTAACAACGCCTTTCGCACCTGCATCAATAGCTGCCCAGTTCTTCATGACGATTTCTTCGCCCTTGCGTCCGTAGGTTGCCTTTGCAGCTGCCTTCATCAGTTCGTTTGCCTTTTCGGAAGGAATGATTCCGGTCAGTTCAAAGAATGCGGACTGAAGGATGGTGTTGATACGGGTCTGTCCCATTCCGGTCTCAATACCGATCTTCACACCGTCGATGGTGTAGAACTTGATGTTGTGGTCAGCGATATATTTCTTCACCTGTCCTGGCAGATGCTTCTCAAGACCAGCTGCATCCCATGGGCAGTTCAGTAAGAAGACACCGCCGTCAACCAGTTCCTGAACCATATTGTACTTGCGGATATAAGCCGGATTATGGCATGCCACAAAGTTAGCCTGGCGGATTAAATAGGTGGATTTGATCGGCTTGTGTCCGAAGCGTAAGTGAGACATGGTAACGCCGCCGGACTTCTTGGAGTCATAATCAAAATAAGCCTGCGCGTACATATCCGTGTTGTCGCCGATGATCTTAATGGAGTTCTTGTTAGCGCCTACGGTACCATCTGCACCAAGACCCCAGAACTTGCAGTTTGTGGTTCCTTCCGGTGTTGTAACGATCGGTGTACCTGTCTCAAGAGAGAGATGGGTCACATCATCGATAATACCGATGGTAAACGGTGTTTTCTCCTTGTTGTTATAAACAGCAACAATCTGAGTCGGTGTTGTATCCTTGGAACCTAAGCCGTAGCGTCCGGTTAAAACCTTCACCTGATCGAACTTTGTTCCCTTAAGTGCTGCAACAACGTCAAGGTATAAAGGCTCACCAATGGAACCTGGCTCTTTTGTTCTGTCTAATACGGAAATCGTCTTTACGGTATCCGGGATAGCTTCAATGAAAGCTTCTACACAGAACGGACGGTATAAGCGGACTTTCACCACACCTACCTTATTGCCTGATGCCAGCAGATAGTCAAGAGTTTCCTCAATGGTATCGTTTACGGAACCCATGGAAATGATCACATGTTCTGCATCAGGAGCTCCATAATAGTTGAATAATTTATAATCGGTTCCGATCTTTGCATTGACCTTGTCCATATATTTCTGAACGATTGCAGGCAGTGCTTCATAATACGGGTTGCAAGCCTCTCTTGCCTGGAAGAAGATATCAGGGTTCTGTGCGGAGCCTCTTAATTCCGGATGGTTTGGATTTAAAGCGCGATGACGGAATTCGTCGATCGCATCCATGCTTACCATCTCTTTTAAATCTTCATAATCCCAGGTTTCGATCTTCTGGATCTCGTGGGATGTGCGGAAACCGTCGAAGAAGTTAATAAACGGTACCTTGCCTTCAAGAGCTGCCATATGAGCAACCGGAGTCAAGTCCATAACTTCCTGTACGCTGGATTCGCATAACATGGCACAGCCTGTCTGGCGGCATGCGTATACGTCGGAGTGGTCACCAAAGATAGATAAAGCATGGCTGGCAACTGCACGTGCCGATACGTGGATTACACCTGGTAACTGCTCGCCTGCGATTTTATAAAGATTCGGGATCATCAGTAAAAGACCCTGGGAAGCTGTATAAGTGGTGGTCAGCGCACCTGCTGATAAGGAACCGTGTACTGCACCTGCTGCACCTGCCTCGGACTGCATCTCCGTAATCTGTACTGTCTGACCGAAGATATTGGTTCTTCCGTCTGTTGCCCATTCATCCGTTGCTTCAGCCATAGGTGAAGATGGGGTGATCGGATAGATAGCCGCTACATCAGTAAATGCGTATGACGCATGAGCTGCTGCATGGTTTCCATCCATGGTTTTCATTTTTCTTGCCATTATTGATTTCCTCCTGCAAATGTGAATAATGTATAAATTGGTTCCCGTATAGGGAAAGTGACCTTACATTATTATAACAATTATTCAACAATTTGCAAATATTAAAACAGGAAATTTAAGTATTATTTTCGAAACAATCCGATAAAAAGGGACTGGAACGAATAATCTGTCCAGTCCTGTCTGATTTTAATCTGTTTTTAGTTGAATGGGTTTGGAGGAATTACATTCTGGCCTCCGTCACCATCTGCCGCTTCTGTGGTAGAAGAAGGTCCCTGAGTCTGGGAAGGTTGGGTTTCCGTTGTTCCCGGTCCCTGAGGTCCGCCGGAATTTCCGTCTGGCTCATTGCCGTTGGGAGCGGTGGTTTCCCCGCTTCCCGGGGATTCTGCCGGACTGCTTTCAGCAGCGGAGCCGGCCGGATCCGTGGCCGGAATGACGACTCCTGATTGGTTCCGTTTGATGGTCGCCGGTTTTCCCCGGTAGGTGCTGTTATGCAAAAGCTCATCGCTTACTACAACGCCGTTCTTTTTAGTAACTAAGTTAGTTACCCAGCGGCTTCCCTTGGTCTCTGCCTTAACGATCTTTTCCTCTCCAAGCTGAAGGGTCTGATCCTCCTCATAGACCGGTGCGGGAGCATCTAACTCCGCTGTTTTCTTTGATGTCATGGACAAGGTAACGCCCTCCTCCAGAATCGGGATCCCTACAATGGAGATTTTTAACTTCCTGTCAGCAAAGCTGGTCCTGATGGCAATGGCTGTGGAAGAATTATTGACAAACTTCATATCAGGCCCGCCGTAGCTGACCATGGCATCTTCCCCCGGTGTTACATAGGAAGGTTCATAGCTGTGGGCATGGCGCTCCGTAGTGGAAAGCCCTGCAAATACAACCGCATTATATAAGGTGGAAGACACCTGGCATACGCCTCCGCCGGGTTCTTCGATCAATTCTCCGTTTAAATATGCGCCTGCCGGACGGTATCCCTTTGCAGTGGAACGTTCCCCTGTGGCCTTATTGAAGGAAAACTCTTCTCCTGGTTGAAGGATCAGGCCGTTTAAAGAATCAGAAGCCAGCTCAATATTCTTATTCCTGTCACTATTGGTTGTTGTTGTCGTTGTATAAGTGCCGATGACCTTATACATCTCCTTTGCCTGGGCCTCGGTTATCTTAGGAGCGACTTCCTTGCCTGTGGCCTGAATGTCTGCCTGGAAATTCTTGGCCTGAAGCTGTGCCATGATATCAGATGCCAGCTTCTCCTGATCGATCACTACTCCGTTTTTCTCTCCGGAATAAATAAACTTTCCGGTATTTTTATCAAATCCTGATATGGAGCCGTTTTTAGCTGCCACATCCCATTTTCCTGCAATGGCTTCTACTTCGGCCTGAACATCCTCTTCCAGTCCGTCGAAGTCAATGGTATAGCTTTCCTTTGGTTCTCCTGAATATATCTCAT of the Lacrimispora indolis DSM 755 genome contains:
- the nifJ gene encoding pyruvate:ferredoxin (flavodoxin) oxidoreductase produces the protein MARKMKTMDGNHAAAHASYAFTDVAAIYPITPSSPMAEATDEWATDGRTNIFGQTVQITEMQSEAGAAGAVHGSLSAGALTTTYTASQGLLLMIPNLYKIAGEQLPGVIHVSARAVASHALSIFGDHSDVYACRQTGCAMLCESSVQEVMDLTPVAHMAALEGKVPFINFFDGFRTSHEIQKIETWDYEDLKEMVSMDAIDEFRHRALNPNHPELRGSAQNPDIFFQAREACNPYYEALPAIVQKYMDKVNAKIGTDYKLFNYYGAPDAEHVIISMGSVNDTIEETLDYLLASGNKVGVVKVRLYRPFCVEAFIEAIPDTVKTISVLDRTKEPGSIGEPLYLDVVAALKGTKFDQVKVLTGRYGLGSKDTTPTQIVAVYNNKEKTPFTIGIIDDVTHLSLETGTPIVTTPEGTTNCKFWGLGADGTVGANKNSIKIIGDNTDMYAQAYFDYDSKKSGGVTMSHLRFGHKPIKSTYLIRQANFVACHNPAYIRKYNMVQELVDGGVFLLNCPWDAAGLEKHLPGQVKKYIADHNIKFYTIDGVKIGIETGMGQTRINTILQSAFFELTGIIPSEKANELMKAAAKATYGRKGEEIVMKNWAAIDAGAKGVVKVEVPESWKNCEDEGLDYKFITEGRKDVVDFVNNVQSKVNAQEGNSLPVSAFSDYVNGSTPSGSAAYEKRGIAVTIPGWVPENCIQCNFCSYVCPHAVIRSIALTEEEAAAKPEEMKTLPMTGMPGYQFAVTVSAFDCTGCGSCANVCPGKKGEKALVMVNMEENCAEKQKVFDFGQTLPIKQEVIDKFKENTVKGSQFKKPLLEFSGACAGCGETPYAKLITQLFGDRMYIANATGCTSIWGNSSPSTPYTVNAKGQGPAWANSLFEDNAEFGYGMMLAQSAIRGGLKAKVEELLNSEKASDEIKAACKEYLDTFESGSTNGSATDKLIAAIEGVECDTCKAILKDKDFLAKKSQWVFGGDGWAYDIGFGGVDHVLASGRDINVMVFDTEIYSNTGGQSSKATKTGAVAQFAAGGKETRKKDLASIAMSYGYVYVAQIAMGADYAQTVKAISEAEAYPGPSLIIAYAPCISHGIKKGMSKAQTEEKLAVECGYWNNFRYNPAAEKKFTLDSKAPVLEGYQDFLKGEVRYASLAMKNPERAAELFARNEADAKDRYEYLRKLVTLYGND
- a CDS encoding VanW family protein, producing the protein MNQIDNRQRGGGRTNSSRKVSSKSASEAGRRTGQAYRTGSPYQQRRGKKRKRGPQYSVTKILLGIILAVAAFICIMAAMKVIGGSKAKEAEANTTTVSEPELKKEVKVDGITITGMSREEAKEAIDKQYPWGMKVTYNQEQYELKNLMDKKVDALLDEIYSGEPKESYTIDFDGLEEDVQAEVEAIAGKWDVAAKNGSISGFDKNTGKFIYSGEKNGVVIDQEKLASDIMAQLQAKNFQADIQATGKEVAPKITEAQAKEMYKVIGTYTTTTTTNSDRNKNIELASDSLNGLILQPGEEFSFNKATGERSTAKGYRPAGAYLNGELIEEPGGGVCQVSSTLYNAVVFAGLSTTERHAHSYEPSYVTPGEDAMVSYGGPDMKFVNNSSTAIAIRTSFADRKLKISIVGIPILEEGVTLSMTSKKTAELDAPAPVYEEDQTLQLGEEKIVKAETKGSRWVTNLVTKKNGVVVSDELLHNSTYRGKPATIKRNQSGVVIPATDPAGSAAESSPAESPGSGETTAPNGNEPDGNSGGPQGPGTTETQPSQTQGPSSTTEAADGDGGQNVIPPNPFN